From a region of the Triticum aestivum cultivar Chinese Spring chromosome 7D, IWGSC CS RefSeq v2.1, whole genome shotgun sequence genome:
- the LOC123166132 gene encoding uncharacterized protein isoform X1: MESSSSTAAAAAEHAGGAAAGEYEEVLARLSSLITQKVRADTGNRGNQWDLMGRYLQILELEEPIARMKVIHVAGTKGHPCRAARSGSSDSSAHQSGTPSPLRPDSPLASVRRCPRSKGAQGRTRALARGSFRTPSPDPVDGVEIPLPVCRSRAPRLVAWYF; this comes from the exons ATggagtcctcctcctccaccgccgccgccgctgcggagCACGCAG gtggcgcggcggcgggggaGTACGAGGAGGTGCTGGCCCGGCTCTCCTCGCTCATCACGCAGAAGGTGCGCGCGGACACCGGCAACCGCGGCAACCAGTGGGACCTCATGGGCCGCTACCTCCAG ATTCTGGAGCTGGAGGAGCCCATCGCGCGGATGAAGGTCATCCATGTCGCCGGCACCAAAGGTCATCCATGTCGCGCGGCCCGATCGGGAAGCTCCGATTCGTCTGCCCACCAGTCAGGTACGCCCTCTCCGCTCCGCCCCGATTCACCCCTTGCATCAGTACGACGATGCCCTAGGAGCAAGGGAGCTCAAGGCAGAACCAGGGCTCTTGCCCGTGGATCCTTCCGCACCCCCAGTCCCGATCCCGTGGATGGCGTAGAAATCCCTCTGCCCGTCTGCCGTAGCCGAGCTCCACGGTTGGTCGCTTGGTATTTTTGA
- the LOC123166132 gene encoding folylpolyglutamate synthase isoform X2, whose amino-acid sequence MESSSSTAAAAAEHAGGAAAGEYEEVLARLSSLITQKVRADTGNRGNQWDLMGRYLQILELEEPIARMKVIHVAGTKGHPCRAARSGSSDSSAHQSGQRVHLRQLSL is encoded by the exons ATggagtcctcctcctccaccgccgccgccgctgcggagCACGCAG gtggcgcggcggcgggggaGTACGAGGAGGTGCTGGCCCGGCTCTCCTCGCTCATCACGCAGAAGGTGCGCGCGGACACCGGCAACCGCGGCAACCAGTGGGACCTCATGGGCCGCTACCTCCAG ATTCTGGAGCTGGAGGAGCCCATCGCGCGGATGAAGGTCATCCATGTCGCCGGCACCAAAGGTCATCCATGTCGCGCGGCCCGATCGGGAAGCTCCGATTCGTCTGCCCACCAGTCAG GACAACGAGTTCATCTGCGGCAGCTATCGCTGTGA
- the LOC123166132 gene encoding folylpolyglutamate synthase isoform X3 — protein sequence MESSSSTAAAAAEHAGGAAAGEYEEVLARLSSLITQKVRADTGNRGNQWDLMGRYLQILELEEPIARMKVIHVAGTKGHPCRAARSGSSDSSAHQSAAAT from the exons ATggagtcctcctcctccaccgccgccgccgctgcggagCACGCAG gtggcgcggcggcgggggaGTACGAGGAGGTGCTGGCCCGGCTCTCCTCGCTCATCACGCAGAAGGTGCGCGCGGACACCGGCAACCGCGGCAACCAGTGGGACCTCATGGGCCGCTACCTCCAG ATTCTGGAGCTGGAGGAGCCCATCGCGCGGATGAAGGTCATCCATGTCGCCGGCACCAAAGGTCATCCATGTCGCGCGGCCCGATCGGGAAGCTCCGATTCGTCTGCCCACCAGTCAG CAGCAGCAACCTAG
- the LOC123165043 gene encoding cytochrome P450 72A14, which produces MDTLGSPPWSLLCALGALLAALWCAGRALTGAWLRPRRLARALRSQGVSGTQYRFPSGDMKEYVRLIAAACSQPMPLSLHAVAARAVPFDHAIIKQHGKVALTWFGPEPRVVVSDPQLFREILSNKQGQFGKQRSILRIERLLANGLTTHQGDKWVAHRRIINHAFHLEKLKRMLPAFAECSSELVRRWGDSMGQSDVQEIDVWPEFQNLTGDVISRVAFGSSFGEGRKIFQLQSEQAQNAVKMANVMYIPGYRFLPTKLNTRMKANAREVELLLKGVITKRERAMKDGHADNDDLLGVMMESNIEESQEAGSSMPTMTTDDIVGELKLFYFAGMETTAVLLTWAMVLLSMHPEWQDRAREEVLRVFGKNQPDSEGINRLKVVTMILYEVLRLYPPILLLGREAYKETELGGVTYPAGVTFALPIVCIHHDPDVWGEDVVEFKPERFAEGIAGASKNSPAFFPFGWGPRICVGQNFALLEAKMGLSVILQHFMFELSPSYTHSPCPVSTLQPQHGSQIKLTKL; this is translated from the exons ATGGACACTCTTGGCTCACCACCATGGAGCTTGCTCTGCGCTCTCGGTGCCCTGCTGGCCGCGCTGTGGTGCGCCGGCCGGGCGCTGACCGGCGCCTGGCTCCGCCCGCGGAGGCTGGCCCGGGCCCTGCGGTCCCAGGGCGTCAGCGGCACGCAGTACCGCTTCCCCTCCGGCGACATGAAGGAGTACGTGCGGCTCATCGCGGCGGCGTGCTCCCAGCCCATGCCGCTGTCCTTgcacgccgtcgccgcccgcgcggTGCCGTTCGACCATGCCATCATCAAGCAACACG GCAAAGTTGCTCTGACATGGTTCGGCCCGGAGCCGAGGGTGGTGGTGAGCGATCCTCAGCTGTTCCGGGAGATCCTGTCGAACAAGCAGGGCCAGTTCGGGAAGCAGAGGTCTATCCTTCGGATCGAGCGGCTCTTGGCCAACGGCCTGACGACCCACCAGGGCGACAAGTGGGTCGCCCACCGGAGGATCATCAACCACGCCTTCCATCTCGAGAAGCTCAAG AGGATGTTACCGGCTTTCGCAGAGTGTTCTAGTGAACTTGTGCGAAGATGGGGAGACTCCATGGGGCAAAGTGATGTGCAGGAGATAGATGTGTGGCCAGAGTTTCAGAACCTCACAGGGGACGTCATCTCCCGAGTAGCGTTCGGGAGCAGCTTCGGTGAAGGGAGAAAGATCTTCCAGTTGCAGTCAGAGCAGGCGCAAAATGCTGTCAAGATGGCAAACGTGATGTACATCCCCGGTTACAG GTTCCTGCCAACAAAGCTCAATACAAGGATGAAGGCAAATGCCCGGGAGGTCGAACTACTCCTGAAAGGCGTAATCacgaagagggagagggcgatgaaGGATGGCCATGCCGACAACGACGATCTACTAGGCGTGATGATGGAGTCCAACATAGAAGAAAGCCAGGAAGCCGGAAGCTCCATGCCGACGATGACCACCGACGACATAGTAGGGGAGCTGAAGCTCTTCTATTTCGCGGGCATGGAGACAACCGCGGTGCTGCTCACGTGGGCAATGGTCCTGCTAAGCATGCATCCCGAGTGGCAGGACCGCGCGAGGGAGGAGGTTCTCCGCGTCTTTGGAAAGAACCAGCCGGATTCCGAGGGCATAAACCGGCTGAAAGTC GTGACGATGATACTATATGAGGTTCTTAGGCTATACCCACCGATTCTGCTACTTGGTCGGGAGGCGTATAAAGAAACAGAGCTGGGAGGCGTCACATATCCAGCCGGCGTAACATTTGCGCTGCCAATTGTGTGCATTCACcatgatccagatgtgtggggagAAGATGTCGTTGAATTCAAGCCGGAGAGGTTTGCAGAGGGCATCGCCGGCGCATCCAAGAACTCGCCGGCGTTCTTTCCGTTTGGCTGGGGACCGCGGATTTGTGTCGGGCAGAACTTTGCATTGCTTGAGGCCAAGATGGGATTGAGCGTGATTCTGCAACACTTCATGTTTGAGCTCTCACCATCTTACACGCATTCGCCTTGCCCGGTCTCCACTCTACAACCCCAACACGGTTCGCAGATTAAGCTCACCAAACTCTAA